One Deltaproteobacteria bacterium genomic window carries:
- a CDS encoding NADH-quinone oxidoreductase subunit H codes for MMTLMWIIQFLFVPVASPLCVGIIKKIKAKFQNRKGASIFQPYKDLWKLLHKDEVVSKDASWIFKCAPFIVFAVTLVAATGIPLFASFIKNTFTSDLLVLVYTLSVGTFFLALAGMDTGSAFGGFGASREMTVSALAEGGLIFSLLTIALVSGTTNLFAISGAGLSGQFHSFLSVALAFVGFFIVMLAETSRFPFDNPATHLELTMIHEAMILECSGKKLALMEWASANKLFIFAALGVNLFFPWGMARSPDANAIFVGVIAFVAKVFIFCAAIAIIESSMAKFRFFRLPDLLMISFILNVVAISLI; via the coding sequence ATGATGACTCTCATGTGGATAATTCAGTTCCTCTTTGTGCCAGTGGCATCGCCACTTTGCGTCGGTATTATCAAGAAAATAAAAGCCAAGTTTCAAAATCGCAAGGGAGCGAGCATTTTTCAACCGTACAAAGATTTGTGGAAGCTTTTGCATAAAGACGAAGTGGTGAGCAAAGACGCCTCATGGATTTTCAAATGCGCGCCATTTATTGTTTTTGCGGTAACACTTGTTGCGGCCACGGGTATTCCGCTCTTTGCCTCCTTTATTAAAAATACTTTTACCAGCGACCTGCTGGTCCTTGTTTATACACTTTCTGTGGGTACGTTCTTTTTGGCGCTGGCTGGTATGGATACCGGCAGTGCCTTTGGTGGATTTGGTGCGAGCCGGGAGATGACGGTCTCCGCTCTTGCCGAGGGAGGTTTGATCTTTTCACTGTTAACGATTGCGCTTGTGAGCGGCACAACCAATTTGTTCGCAATTTCCGGCGCCGGCCTATCCGGCCAGTTTCACTCTTTTCTTTCCGTGGCGCTGGCGTTTGTCGGTTTTTTTATTGTGATGCTTGCCGAGACATCCCGTTTTCCCTTTGATAATCCGGCAACTCATCTGGAATTGACGATGATTCACGAAGCGATGATTTTGGAATGTTCGGGAAAAAAACTGGCACTCATGGAATGGGCCTCGGCTAATAAACTTTTTATTTTCGCCGCATTGGGGGTAAATCTCTTTTTTCCATGGGGTATGGCGCGAAGCCCGGATGCAAACGCGATATTTGTGGGCGTCATTGCTTTTGTAGCAAAGGTTTTTATTTTTTGTGCGGCGATTGCCATTATTGAATCCAGCATGGCAAAGTTCCGGTTTTT